The sequence GTTTAATGTAATAAAAGAGGGCATGATGATGCCCATCCCATTGGTGTTCATTAcaaaaggaggagggggtgaGAGCACAAGAGGTAGACCTGGATACAATGCCTACTTTTGCTCCTTCCATTATCCATCCTAGTCAGTTGTTAAGTGATTCTTCACAGATATGAATGTGGAGAAAACTCAtcctttttgcttgtttgttaatgtggctgcttcttatttgcattggTTCAAAGGTTTAATTGTGGCCATATAAACCTGgtccaaaatatggagaaaccgattggttcccaatcggaaaaggtgtgagacagaggtgtattttatcaccctatttatttaatctgtacgcagaacatatatggacaGCAGGACTGGACTaagatggtgtgaaaattggagagagaaatatcaataatttaatatatgcagacaataccatactactagcagaaaccagtaatgatttgaaacgaatgctgatgaaagttaaagaggaaagcacaaaagccagGACTACAgcggaacgtcaaaaagactaaagtaatgacaacacaagagttatgtaactttacagttgacaatgaggacattgaacttgtcaaggattatcaataccttgacacagtcattaaccaaattggagaaggctaggactgtggagggcagctgtaagagaactagaaaaggtcctcaaatgcaaagatgtgtcactgaacactaaagtcaggatcattcagaccatggtattcccgatctctatgtatggatgtgaaagttggacagtgaaaaaagcaggtaagagaaaaatcaattcatttgaaatgtggtgttggagagctttgcggataccatggactgcgaaaaagaaatatttgggtgttagaacaaattaagccagaactgtcactagaagctaaaatgatgaaactgacgttatcatactttggacacatgatgagaagacctgattcagtagaaaagataatgatgctggggaaaacagaagggagtagaaaaagtggaagaccaaacaagagattgattgattccttaaaggaagccacaggcctgaacttacaatatttgaacagggtggttcatgacagatgctcttggaggttactgattcatagggttgccatacgtcaTAATTTGcttgaaggcacaacaacaacaacaaaaacctggtccaaaggcacatgtctttcatttTCAGCCACCTTTACAGTCTCGGGATTTTTGTTTTGGCCATTTATTTATGAACACGTTCAGAATGCATATGTTGGTTAATAACTATACATTTTAAAGATCTACCATCCCATTTAATAGTCAagttcaatttaaaaaataagccACCAGCCCAAAAGTCCCCTTGTCCAATAGCTATGCTCCTTTATGACCCCCTTCAGCATGTCCACTATTCAAACGGGAGTCTTTTTGTTTGTACTGTAGCCGACTAAGACGGCCACCGCTCTGGAATTTTTCACCATTTGGTTCAGCTATTTTTCGCTTCCTATGCTTGGGCATAGTGAGTTGCTATGGAAACAGCGGCCGGAGGTGAAGGAGGCCGCTCTGATGATGTCATCAGAGTCCGACAGACTCTGCTACTGGGTATGATGGCTGAAGCGGTGGAGTTTCGTACGGAAGATGCTGTTCCTCCACCTGCTGTGTCTTCTCCGTCTGTTGTCGAGGAGTCCTCTGTTATTGCTACGGGATTAGCCGAGGGGCAAGAGGACCCTGGTGAGGTGAAGGAGGAGGCTCAGGTTGGAGAGGTGTGTAGGAAAGGAGGAAGCGACGCGCAAAGTAACCATTTTGTCTTCGACTGCTGTCCCGTTATTCTTTGGGTCGGTGGGCTGCTGCACCGGAGATGCTAAATTTCCACTTGGAAGGAGTATAGACTTCCCCTGCGCTCCAACTGCTTATATTTATCAGAGACAGCCTCTGCTTTCTGATAAATCTTCCAAGATGTTGTGACACCTTGAAGATGAACACATTTATTATAGCTTAACCTTTTGTGTGCTCAGTTCCACTTCATccgatgcatgaagtgttatccacAGTTGCAGGTATTAACATGGAAGAGATTATAATCAATGAGATTAGAGGGAAATGAACTACAGAAAGTATAGCCAGTGACAATTAAGGGTAGGGTTTGGGAACCTGTAGGCATGAGTATtgtaatacaactcccatcatccctgactactggctgtgctagctggggctgataggagtgggagtccaaaaacatctagagggccacaggtttcccattcctgaagTAGACCCTAAATGTATGGAAAATAAGCTGAATGACCCTCACTGCTGTTATAAAGATGCTTATTTTGCATTTAGGCTCTGTTTTAACTGTCGCTGTCTTtacagtttgcatttcatttcattttgatctcactgtttacaatccTACCCCCCATGCATTGCATACATACAACTGAGGATAATACGCCATGCAtctaatgaatttatttattatttaaatcatttatatCCTCTTCTTTAGCTAAAAGGACTGCCACagcagcttacaaatatcagTAAGACAGAGGAAAGGACtaggtcagtggtagggcatttacgttgtatgcaaaaggtccctggttcagtcctcagcagcttcaggtaggactgggagagacccatctgaaatcctggaaagccattgccagtcagtgtatgagcaagatggaccaatggtcagattcAATATAAGGTAGATTTCTATGTCCCTATGACAGTGCCCAACCTCAGGTATActgtctaaaagacatgacatagaaagaaaaagggatggacaaggaggagggaaaggcaaGCTCAGGCACCACTTCTTAGCTGTATGATAGGATCTATAAGTTTATCTAGTTCTGTCTGTGCAAATTCTGTCTGTCTTGGGGACCCACGCCCTAATCAGATCCAGGTAGAGGGCATATAAcagtgtttttaaattcttttaaattgttttttaaaaaaattaaattgtgtttttaaatgtttgtgttttaaaatttgtatatttgtttttaatgttcttaattgctgtaaaccgcccagagagcttcggctatggggcggtatataaaagtaataaataacaatGTCCAGGACAGCCTGCTTATGCCACACAGTTCTTTCCTTGGTTGGAATCTTCTGAAGCAGACTCTAGTCTATGAGAATTTATGCCGTAATAAATTTATTAATCTTATaaaatgccacaagactctttgcagtTTTTACTGAAACAGACTAATACAGTTATCCCCCTAGAAATTCTGTCCATCTTGCCTTCCAttcacatcttttaaaatatttgtaggtatgcatacacatacactgcCTGAGGTCTCTGCAAATTAAATCTTATTTGGGTTACtactgtagtccaccaacacaAAATATCAGTGCATTGTTTGGATTCCATTTCCCCATCACCACAACTGCCTATCCAGATTACTGGTTGTGTTCAAGTTGGTTATTCTATAGTAAGAATTAAACATTGAGGGCGGTATCCAATGAAGcagttccattagcacaaggtcATCTAGCTgctcaacagaacttcccctccctgtcctcttcctgtgtaccctctaaatctgttctgtggtttttcccaactctccagaacagatttagggagggcACAAGTGTTATGCAGATAAAGAAGAGAGCGTGTtacacaaatggaaatccttgcacttcaTTGGATATTGCCCTCAGTTATACTTTTATTCTTTTAAGAGAACCTTTTTTGCCATTCTGTTAACACATCCTGCTTCCAAAGCTAGCACAAGACAGGCTgttaacaggaaaaaaaatagttTACAGCATGTACAGAAGAGCCTTTAATTATGCGTAAGGGAAGGGGGTGGCTATTGGACAGTGTTTATATGCAAATGTTGATATTTTATctgtgaaatgctgaagaatgtgtCTACTATTTGTTCTCCCCTACATGCTTCCATGCTGTGTGAATGACTGGTGGCAACAAAATACCAACATTGGAGAGAAGaggaaaattgttttaaaagctgCTCAATTATTTTAAGAAGTTCAAATCTTTTTCTTTACTAGCTTTCGTTAAAGAAAATATGCAAATCAGGACACGTACATGGTGATATCAGAGAGTGGGACTGATATTAAAAATCCTTGGTGATTAATAACTAATTATAAACAATTACTAGTTATATTGAGGTGTTTAAGATGTGTAAAAAGGAATGTAACCATAATCAAGCTGAAAATAATTTCTACACTAGATTAAAAACAACGAAGCTTCTGAGTTGGTCCcaggagaaacagaggaatctaCATCACAGTGTTGTGCAgccaagaaaataaaaatagagataaaggagaaaaaagagaaaaaacaaaaaGTAGATGAAGATGAGATTCAAAAAATGCAGTGAGTAGTCTTGTCTCTACATGGCAGGCAACTTCTGTTATTAATGCTATAATGCTAAATGACTTGTATATGACTGTGTCTTGCTATTACCTATTTAAGAAGCCACACTCTTGATTTTATTTCCTTGCCTTTTGTTCTTATTTGGGATGTGAGGAGGAGGATgttctaaggctgcagtcttatgcatATGCATTTGGAAGTAATCATCAAGAGttacaagtaaatatgcataggatcaggctggaAATCTGTATCCAAGAATTTGTATCCAAGAAATACTGCAGTAGCAATCCTGTACttgcttatctgggagtaagtcccattgaaacttTGTAATTTGTATGCAATGTTTAGTGATCACATCTTTTTGGAAGGACATAAAagttgcatatataaaaaatgaactcactgacttttgagtagacatgcgtaGGTTTGTGATATTAATAGtctaacttttatttatttataaatatatctgatttaaaaacatcaaagtggtttaccagtataaaaatacagtaaaaaccagtagaaatacagtaaaaacaaaggtcatccGTCAACTAACATCAGAAGTAATAATTATCAAGTGGCACTGCACTATACTCAGCCCTTCAGACTATCTTTATTGTCTATCAGATGAAGTACTATGACATTGTATTTCCCCTACCTTTATAAGCTATGTATTTCTGTAGCTATAAAAATGCTTTTAAGTGTGAAAGTGATGTTTCTAAACTGTGGTATAATTGCTATTTTGTCTAGAATACTTGTTTCCTCTTTTTCTGAAGAACAACTAAATCGTTATGAGATGTATCGCAGATCAGCTTTTCCTAAGGCTGCTATTAAACGGGTAAGGTTCTCTTCCAGTCCAATTTAAAATAAAGCAGATTAGCCTAACATGATATGCCTTATGATGTGTACAAAggaatctgcaacaaaatgttacagtatcAAGTGCTTCATGTCAGGATTCGTTATTTAGCCATGCCTTCTTCCATATTACATTCAGTTCCCCTCTCCTTTAGCTTTCtgcctctcttccctcctccaaATAGTCAGCCAgtattccatgcccactgagctTGCTCTGTACTCAGTGGATTGTTTTTTTGGGTGTGGGGTTCCTCCTTTGTTTAGGGCACACAATGACTTGGTAGGATATAGCCCAATAGGTGGAATATTTTTATAGAATAGGTATTTCATTTTAAACTTAAATCTGTCATAAAGTATGCTGAAACCTCTGCTGCAGCTAAGTAATTACTATTGCACAGTAATGTGCAGGACTGaaacattaaaaatgtatatCATAAAACTGAATTCTCAAAATCTTCTCTTTCCCCTCTTCAGCTAATTCAGTCAATTACTGGAACCTCGGTGTCTCAGAATGTGGTTATTGCCATGTCAGGAATTTCCAAGGTCTTTGTTGGAGAGGTAGTAGAAGAAGGTGAGTAACAGAAGAATATTTTGAAGTTGCATCAAGTTAAAACAGGTTGTCTATAATCTAAATATTATATATCACATTTATTTGAATCCGTAACAGTTCAGTATCATTTTAGAAGCTTACTGGGtgttcttgggccagtcactgcctctcagcctcagaggaagacaatagtaaaccacctctgaatacagcttaccatgaaaaaaccctattcatagggtcacccataagtcggaattgacttgaaggcagtccatttcattttcaacagTATGAATCAGTTACACAAGCGCTTGTTTTCTGTATACAAAAATCTAGATCTATGCATGGTGTCAAGTCATGCATCCCACCATTGTGTATGCTCCTAATTTTATACATAAATGTAAGGAAGACATATCACATCTGAATTATCCACAAATGAAGAATTGTGTATTGCTGTTTCACGTCTTGAGCCAattagtagaattaatctgacaCCTATCCCCATCTTATATTTTTAATAGAAATAAGAAGCTAGAGGAGCCCATATCTTTAATAATGCTATTGTGATTATGTTTTAAGTTTTGGTACTATCATAACAGAAATGGTATACAGTATTGTTTTTTCTTCTAACAtgtttaatttcctttttttccttttttgattCTCAGATGCAAGTTACAGTGCATTACATTACTACAGAAATTGACTATATAATGGAGACAAATGCTTTTGCTATTGTTTCCATAGGCTAAATTCTGCTATAACTGGCTGATACAGTTAGAAACTGCACACATCAACTGCCTTTAAGTTAAAACTAAAATGTTTGTATAAATAAGGCAGATTGTGTAGCCGAATCTGGGTATCTTAGATATATTGAACTGACAAAGTGATATAAAAAAATCTTGTGTTTGTTTCCAGCACTAGATGTATGTGAGAAGTGGGGAGAATTGCCACCTCTGCAGCCCAAACACATGCGTGAGGCAGTCAGACGATTGAAGTCACGAGGGCAGATCCCAAActcaaaatataaaaaaattctgTTTCACTGAAGAGGAGTAGGAGAAGTCTTCAGTGGGATGAGAATCTTTCAGCTTGGAATGAAAAGGACTTTTGCTGATTGTGCCTTCAGATCGCTTAAAGCCATCTATATGTATATGATATCCTCATTGGAGAAAACATGACAGAAGCAATACTGCTGTTTATTTGGACTGATTATAGAAACATTTCAGTCTGCAATCAATAAGCTTTTTATAATCCTTCGTACATTTATATGAAACAAActgagagcttttttaaaaagagaataaaGGCAACTAAATGAGAAATACATTGTTACTGACAGTACTAAGAGTGAAACTTAATAACTACATTTAAATAATGTACGTCTTGGCACTAGAGTCTGCATCTAGTTCTCTAATGTTAAACTAATAAATTGTGTGACCTATTAGACCTGATCAGTATAAACAAACTCCTAGAGTGCATCACAATCAAATCAAGAGCAGGCAGTAACAGCTCTGAAAACCAGCAAAGAGCTGCCAGAGTATTGGGTGTAGTTCTGTAATGACTAACTTTGATGTCTTCTAATAAAGGTGGAACAAAAATTCTTCACTGGAAAATATGTTAATATGTACCACTTATCACTTCAAATTACCAAGCACTGTTGGTTTTTTgtggcagcagcaatagcaaTAAAAGGATAAGCTATTGAAGATCAAATCAATAGAATTATGCTGAAAAG comes from Rhineura floridana isolate rRhiFlo1 chromosome 6, rRhiFlo1.hap2, whole genome shotgun sequence and encodes:
- the TAF11 gene encoding transcription initiation factor TFIID subunit 11, which produces METAAGGEGGRSDDVIRVRQTLLLGMMAEAVEFRTEDAVPPPAVSSPSVVEESSVIATGLAEGQEDPGEVKEEAQVGEIKNNEASELVPGETEESTSQCCAAKKIKIEIKEKKEKKQKVDEDEIQKMQILVSSFSEEQLNRYEMYRRSAFPKAAIKRLIQSITGTSVSQNVVIAMSGISKVFVGEVVEEALDVCEKWGELPPLQPKHMREAVRRLKSRGQIPNSKYKKILFH